In Capnocytophaga sp. oral taxon 878, one genomic interval encodes:
- a CDS encoding DUF4138 domain-containing protein, whose amino-acid sequence MKKILFLTIALFAMAIQAQESKNEKTVTIDVNTDMFVQIVFKTPVQSLRVGMPNVVEAQYTENVITVQALAEELKTNLTVKTSDGLYYSFILKGTAEVPILFYEINPLQAVNAEVTTINTSKESNGKKQEYKTSKSVEEKVLDKSGYLSNRNIAEYRKIELGINGIYTNNGKLYFLMEVRNRSNIHYNVSKLSFVTASIKKAKKQIDAEEQEFEPLYFYPEFTEIKPKGKVKFVAVFNKFTLNNDKEMEITLTEQDGERVVRLLIDTETISNAENIK is encoded by the coding sequence ATGAAAAAAATATTATTTTTAACCATAGCTTTGTTTGCTATGGCAATACAAGCCCAAGAGAGTAAGAACGAAAAAACGGTAACTATAGATGTTAATACAGATATGTTTGTTCAGATTGTTTTTAAGACTCCTGTACAATCATTAAGGGTGGGAATGCCTAATGTAGTAGAAGCTCAATATACTGAAAATGTAATAACAGTGCAGGCTTTGGCTGAAGAGCTCAAAACAAATCTTACTGTTAAAACTTCTGACGGACTTTATTATTCTTTCATTTTGAAAGGGACAGCGGAAGTCCCAATTCTTTTTTATGAAATAAATCCATTGCAAGCAGTTAATGCAGAGGTTACTACAATTAATACAAGTAAAGAAAGTAATGGCAAGAAACAAGAGTATAAAACCTCAAAAAGTGTAGAAGAAAAAGTATTAGATAAATCAGGATATCTATCTAATAGAAATATAGCTGAATACAGAAAAATAGAACTTGGTATAAATGGTATTTATACCAATAATGGAAAGTTATATTTTCTTATGGAGGTGAGAAATAGAAGTAATATACATTATAATGTAAGCAAACTTTCTTTTGTTACAGCTTCGATAAAAAAGGCTAAAAAACAAATAGACGCAGAGGAACAAGAATTTGAACCATTGTATTTTTATCCAGAGTTTACCGAGATAAAGCCCAAAGGGAAGGTTAAATTTGTCGCAGTATTTAATAAGTTTACACTTAACAACGACAAAGAAATGGAAATTACTTTAACAGAACAAGACGGCGAGCGCGTTGTTAGGCTGCTTATCGATACGGAAACGATTAGTAATGCAGAAAATATAAAATAA